From a single Pseudobutyrivibrio xylanivorans genomic region:
- a CDS encoding sugar transferase: protein MYKTKKRSWVKHLDFILLDMLAAEIALFLGVFIKFDGAIIFVSRFEHYTLYQNLATILPVLDLTGVLFTETYTGILRRTKYQEALATIWHSVVNFFGVLLYMQAMKATYFYSRLALALFGLFMIMISYTFRCSWKRVIRHKMILDVNKTSLIVVSESDVVEECLGDIALTPYMEFKVKGVAVLDKDMMGQRIMGVPVIATADSVFEYLRTNVVDEVFLDGKTNAGHKDLARRFVEQGLTVHVALIHTDNLMPNKIMETYGRYVVLTSSMHITNNRQAFIKRVSDIAGALVGLVFALIAFIIFAPIIKIQSPGPVFFTQTRIGKNGRKFKFYKFRSMYMDAEARKQELMAQNEVQGNMFKMENDPRVFPIGRFMRKYSIDELPQFWNVLKGDMSLVGTRPPLEDEYENYALHHKARLSIKPGLTGMWQVSGRSDVKDFEQVVALDTDYIANWSLGLDIRILLKTVAVVLGGKGSK, encoded by the coding sequence TTGTACAAGACAAAGAAACGGTCGTGGGTCAAGCATCTGGATTTTATTCTGCTTGATATGCTTGCAGCTGAGATTGCACTGTTCCTTGGAGTTTTTATTAAATTCGACGGGGCAATCATATTCGTTAGCAGATTTGAGCATTACACTCTGTATCAGAATCTAGCGACAATTTTGCCAGTTCTGGATTTGACCGGAGTGCTTTTCACAGAGACTTACACGGGAATTTTACGAAGAACAAAATATCAGGAAGCTTTAGCTACCATTTGGCACTCTGTTGTGAATTTCTTTGGAGTGCTTCTTTACATGCAGGCAATGAAGGCCACATATTTCTATTCAAGACTTGCCCTTGCTCTTTTTGGCCTGTTCATGATTATGATTTCCTACACATTTAGATGTAGCTGGAAGCGCGTAATCAGGCACAAGATGATTTTGGATGTTAACAAGACATCCCTTATTGTAGTGTCTGAGTCGGACGTGGTGGAGGAGTGCCTCGGAGACATCGCCCTCACCCCATACATGGAATTTAAGGTGAAGGGTGTGGCTGTTTTAGACAAGGACATGATGGGACAGAGAATTATGGGAGTACCTGTCATAGCCACCGCCGATAGCGTATTTGAATATCTTAGAACCAACGTGGTGGATGAGGTCTTTTTGGATGGCAAAACAAATGCAGGACATAAGGATTTGGCAAGACGTTTTGTTGAACAGGGACTGACAGTTCACGTTGCCCTTATCCATACTGACAATCTCATGCCTAACAAGATAATGGAAACCTACGGACGATATGTGGTGCTAACTTCTAGCATGCATATAACCAACAATCGCCAGGCATTTATCAAGCGGGTTTCTGATATTGCAGGGGCACTGGTCGGTCTTGTTTTCGCACTGATTGCATTTATCATTTTTGCTCCTATCATCAAAATTCAATCTCCTGGGCCGGTATTTTTCACACAGACCAGAATTGGAAAGAATGGTCGCAAATTCAAATTCTATAAATTCCGCAGCATGTATATGGATGCGGAGGCCAGAAAGCAGGAGCTGATGGCTCAGAATGAGGTTCAGGGCAACATGTTCAAAATGGAAAATGACCCTCGAGTTTTCCCAATCGGTCGCTTCATGAGAAAGTATTCCATCGACGAACTGCCTCAGTTTTGGAATGTGCTGAAGGGGGATATGTCACTGGTAGGCACACGCCCACCTCTTGAGGATGAGTATGAAAATTACGCTCTTCATCATAAGGCACGACTTTCCATCAAACCAGGACTCACTGGAATGTGGCAGGTCAGTGGTCGGAGTGATGTGAAGGATTTCGAGCAGGTTGTTGCACTTGATACAGATTATATTGCGAATTGGTCCCTTGGACTTGATATTAGAATCTTACTTAAAACTGTAGCTGTGGTACTTGGTGGAAAGGGGTCGAAATAA
- a CDS encoding glycosyltransferase family 2 protein — protein MKLIIQIPCYNEAETLEIALNDLPKHIDGIDEIEYLIINDGSSDNTVEVARKWGVNYVVNFRRNKGLAYGFMAGLDACLRNGADIIVNTDADNQYVADDIELLVRPIIDGKSDIVIGERPIDATEHFSPTKKKLQHFGSWVVQKASNSNIPDAPSGFRAYSRDAAMRLNVTNDYTYTLETIVQAGRNRIAQTSVPIRTNGELRPSRLFNSMMGYVKKSMVTILRAYLMYQPLKTFTLFSILPSVVGIGVIIRFLVFYFTDGGAGHVQSLILGCTLLLMGFIAIMIGMMGDLMAKNRKLLEDIEYHARKLDYDGVKLEKDQDNK, from the coding sequence ATGAAACTTATTATTCAGATTCCATGCTATAACGAGGCAGAAACTCTTGAGATTGCTCTCAACGATTTGCCAAAGCACATTGATGGAATTGATGAGATAGAATATCTGATTATCAACGACGGCAGCAGTGACAACACTGTTGAGGTTGCCCGTAAGTGGGGTGTTAATTACGTGGTGAATTTCCGTCGCAACAAGGGCTTGGCTTACGGCTTCATGGCTGGTCTTGATGCCTGCCTTAGAAACGGAGCTGACATTATCGTAAATACGGATGCAGATAATCAGTACGTGGCAGATGATATCGAGCTTTTGGTTCGTCCTATTATCGATGGCAAATCGGATATCGTCATCGGCGAGCGTCCAATTGATGCCACAGAGCATTTTTCACCTACCAAGAAAAAGCTTCAGCATTTTGGAAGCTGGGTTGTTCAAAAAGCCAGCAACTCCAATATCCCTGATGCGCCTTCAGGCTTCAGAGCTTATTCAAGGGATGCTGCCATGCGCCTTAATGTCACCAACGATTACACCTATACCTTGGAGACAATCGTTCAGGCTGGCAGAAACCGAATTGCACAGACCAGCGTGCCAATTCGCACCAATGGCGAGCTTAGACCCTCACGACTTTTCAATAGTATGATGGGTTATGTAAAGAAGTCCATGGTGACAATCCTTAGGGCATATCTTATGTATCAGCCACTGAAGACCTTTACACTTTTTTCAATCCTGCCGTCTGTTGTTGGAATCGGGGTTATCATCAGATTTTTGGTGTTCTATTTTACTGATGGCGGGGCAGGCCACGTTCAGTCGCTGATACTTGGCTGTACACTTCTTTTGATGGGATTCATCGCAATCATGATTGGAATGATGGGGGATTTGATGGCGAAGAATCGAAAGCTTCTTGAGGATATTGAGTATCATGCCAGAAAGCTGGATTATGACGGTGTAAAGCTTGAGAAGGACCAGGATAATAAATAG
- a CDS encoding glycosyltransferase family 2 protein, with translation MIKEYKEPTNKIEKGLLYLQHYGLKQTVAKSIRKAMGHDQEHYSYRKFLKAHPLTKEELDKQRHTVFTYNPVISIVIPLYNTPERFLTELIQSFTAQTYPNWQLCLGDGSPKDGLYNIILKATGDIWDERIVYKKLEGNTGIAGNTNAAMELATGDFIGFTDHDDLITPDAMFYIAKALNEDNTIQAIYSDEDKIDMDSKEYFLPHFKSDFNIDLLCSHNYITHLFVARADLVKASGGIKSEFDGAQDHDFDLRILEQCDNIYHIPRVLYHWRTHPASTADHPEAKMYAYENGRRAVEEHYKRIGVPARVELDTHLGYYRTIYEWPDTPLLSIVIPNMNHRQDLQECIDSIVNTNSYTNVEFIIVENNSDDTKLFEYYKELELRSDINAKVLNYTETHPETKGSFNFSKLVNYGVANAKGDYILLLNNDTRMINADAISEMMGFVRREDVGVVGARLYYGNNTVQHAGLILGLGGVANSQFLGSGREQVGYFYRSTCVQDLSAVTGACLLTKRSLWDEVGGFDEELAVAFNDVDYCLKLRALNKLCVYTPFAQWYHLESLSRGLDHQDAEKKARMDRETEDFMAKWKEVYEAGDPYYNPNLSLTKFDYSFGRD, from the coding sequence ATGATTAAAGAATATAAAGAACCTACAAATAAAATAGAAAAGGGCCTTTTGTATTTGCAGCATTATGGCCTGAAGCAGACAGTTGCAAAATCCATCAGAAAGGCAATGGGCCACGATCAGGAGCACTATAGCTACCGGAAGTTTTTGAAGGCACACCCGCTCACTAAGGAGGAGCTTGATAAGCAGCGCCATACCGTATTTACGTATAACCCTGTCATCAGTATTGTAATTCCGCTGTACAACACACCAGAGAGATTTCTTACGGAGCTTATTCAGTCCTTCACGGCTCAGACCTATCCTAACTGGCAGCTTTGCCTTGGGGATGGCAGTCCAAAGGATGGACTTTACAATATCATCCTGAAAGCCACTGGCGATATCTGGGACGAGAGAATCGTATATAAAAAGCTGGAGGGTAACACTGGAATCGCAGGCAATACAAATGCCGCAATGGAGCTTGCAACAGGAGATTTCATCGGCTTTACTGACCATGATGACCTTATCACACCAGATGCAATGTTTTATATTGCAAAGGCTCTGAACGAGGACAATACAATCCAGGCAATCTATTCCGACGAGGACAAAATCGATATGGATTCCAAGGAATATTTCCTTCCTCATTTTAAGTCGGATTTCAATATTGATTTGCTTTGCTCTCACAACTATATCACCCACCTGTTTGTAGCCAGAGCTGATTTGGTAAAGGCCTCAGGTGGCATTAAGTCAGAGTTTGACGGTGCACAGGATCACGATTTTGACCTTAGGATTTTGGAACAGTGTGACAATATTTATCACATTCCAAGAGTGCTGTATCACTGGCGTACTCATCCTGCATCCACAGCGGACCATCCGGAGGCAAAGATGTACGCATACGAAAATGGTCGCCGCGCTGTGGAGGAACACTACAAGAGAATCGGTGTGCCTGCACGAGTGGAGCTGGATACTCATCTTGGCTACTATCGCACTATTTATGAGTGGCCAGACACACCGCTTCTGTCTATCGTCATTCCCAATATGAACCACAGACAGGACTTACAGGAGTGCATAGATAGTATCGTAAATACGAATTCATATACCAATGTGGAGTTCATTATTGTTGAAAATAATTCTGATGACACAAAGCTTTTTGAGTATTACAAGGAGCTTGAGCTTCGCAGTGATATCAATGCAAAGGTACTTAATTATACTGAGACTCACCCAGAGACAAAGGGCAGCTTCAATTTCTCTAAGTTGGTGAATTACGGTGTGGCAAATGCCAAGGGAGACTATATCCTTCTTCTTAACAATGATACTCGCATGATAAATGCCGATGCCATCTCAGAGATGATGGGCTTTGTCAGACGTGAGGATGTAGGCGTAGTTGGTGCCAGACTTTATTATGGAAACAATACCGTGCAGCATGCAGGTTTAATTCTCGGACTTGGCGGAGTGGCCAATTCCCAGTTCCTTGGAAGCGGTCGTGAGCAGGTGGGATATTTTTACAGAAGTACCTGCGTTCAGGATTTATCGGCTGTTACTGGTGCATGCCTTCTTACAAAGCGTTCTCTTTGGGATGAAGTGGGAGGCTTCGATGAGGAGCTTGCAGTAGCCTTTAACGACGTGGATTATTGCCTGAAGCTTCGCGCTCTCAACAAGCTTTGTGTTTACACACCGTTCGCTCAGTGGTATCATCTTGAATCGTTGAGCCGCGGTCTTGACCATCAGGATGCCGAGAAAAAGGCTAGAATGGACCGAGAGACCGAGGATTTCATGGCTAAGTGGAAAGAGGTTTATGAGGCTGGAGATCCATACTATAACCCAAATCTTTCCCTTACTAAATTTGACTACTCTTTCGGAAGAGATTAG
- a CDS encoding GtrA family protein — protein sequence MIEKIYKKLVNKETGLYTIFGVLTSIQNVLMFDILLHFGMAYRIANIITLITVKLTAYICNKNFVFKSHCANFLELLKEFGRFVFWRGATMLLDYFGLIFLVEVVGAPKLIGKVVMTVFVIAVNYVTGKRHVFKNKKASP from the coding sequence ATGATAGAAAAGATTTACAAGAAATTAGTTAATAAAGAAACTGGGCTTTACACAATTTTCGGTGTGCTGACAAGCATCCAAAATGTGCTGATGTTTGATATTCTGTTGCATTTTGGAATGGCCTATCGCATTGCCAATATCATCACATTGATTACGGTAAAGCTCACAGCATATATCTGCAACAAGAACTTTGTGTTCAAAAGCCACTGCGCTAACTTCCTAGAGCTCTTAAAAGAGTTTGGTCGCTTTGTGTTTTGGCGCGGAGCTACCATGCTCCTTGATTACTTCGGATTGATTTTTCTTGTGGAAGTTGTTGGTGCGCCAAAGCTCATCGGAAAAGTAGTGATGACTGTGTTTGTAATCGCGGTGAATTACGTCACCGGAAAAAGACATGTGTTTAAGAATAAAAAAGCTTCTCCATAA
- a CDS encoding acyltransferase family protein — translation MNNSTTLGTLSQGRNNNLNILRLVASFMVMYMHSLALSIAEQERDLMYTLSFHKALSGQVAVDIFFIISGFLIYRSYDRSRNIPKYLKARFLRIWPLLGLFILSTAYIIGPMLSKFSRDEYFATGLKDYLLNLFFASSYTRLPGVFTTHINFSVNGSIWTLRYEVICYLLVLVFFPILIRKKEAIGGLIAISAATYLFFNYGFTGDHFYMIPSGILLNLGRLSLHFEMGILYYLYREQIPMKVNLFIASIVGLVASSYFIDYEIAFAIFGTYMILFIGFHDSAISRAYDKVGDLSYGVYILSFLAQQLVIEWMAVSPDGYEYVRMDPYVNLGVSIVIVVPLAFISWHLFEKQLLKLK, via the coding sequence ATGAACAATTCAACAACCCTCGGTACACTTTCCCAGGGGCGCAACAACAATTTAAATATTCTCAGGCTCGTAGCCTCTTTCATGGTTATGTACATGCACTCCCTTGCACTATCAATTGCAGAGCAGGAGCGTGATTTGATGTACACTCTGAGCTTTCACAAGGCGCTGTCAGGTCAGGTGGCAGTGGATATTTTCTTTATCATCAGTGGATTTTTGATTTACCGAAGCTATGACAGGAGCCGCAATATCCCTAAGTATTTGAAGGCTCGTTTCCTTAGAATATGGCCGCTGCTTGGACTTTTTATTTTGTCCACAGCATACATCATCGGCCCTATGCTTTCCAAATTTTCCAGAGATGAATATTTTGCAACAGGCCTAAAGGATTACCTTCTGAATTTATTTTTTGCGTCATCCTACACCAGGCTCCCAGGTGTGTTCACCACTCACATTAATTTCAGTGTAAATGGCAGCATTTGGACGCTTCGTTATGAAGTAATTTGCTATTTACTGGTGCTTGTTTTCTTCCCGATTTTGATTAGGAAAAAAGAAGCTATCGGTGGTTTAATTGCTATTTCAGCTGCTACTTATCTGTTCTTCAATTATGGATTTACTGGTGACCATTTTTACATGATTCCATCAGGAATTCTTTTGAACCTTGGCAGACTTTCACTCCACTTTGAAATGGGTATTCTCTATTATCTTTACAGAGAACAGATTCCAATGAAGGTGAATTTATTTATCGCGTCGATTGTGGGCCTGGTTGCAAGCAGTTATTTCATTGATTATGAGATTGCCTTTGCAATCTTTGGAACCTATATGATATTGTTCATCGGTTTCCATGATTCTGCTATTTCTAGAGCGTATGATAAAGTTGGCGATTTATCCTACGGCGTATATATACTGTCATTTTTGGCGCAGCAGCTTGTAATTGAATGGATGGCAGTGAGCCCTGACGGTTACGAATATGTCCGTATGGATCCTTATGTAAATTTAGGAGTGTCAATTGTGATTGTGGTGCCACTGGCTTTTATCAGCTGGCATCTCTTTGAAAAGCAATTGCTGAAGTTGAAATAA
- a CDS encoding NADH peroxidase, protein MAKYVCPVCGYVHEGDNPPDECPVCHVSGDKFKKVEGEIALAAEHVFGLYDVTVKNNPDVSEEDKKYIFEQLKANFEGECSEVGMYLCMARVAHREGYPEIGLYWEKAAFEEAEHAAKFAEMLGSDLEKNMTESTKKNLAWRVDCEYGATAGKTDLAKCAKKNNLDAIHDTVHEMARDEARHGKALEGLLNRYFK, encoded by the coding sequence ATGGCTAAGTATGTATGTCCTGTTTGTGGTTATGTTCATGAAGGAGATAATCCTCCTGATGAGTGTCCAGTATGTCATGTATCTGGCGACAAGTTCAAGAAGGTTGAAGGCGAAATCGCTCTTGCAGCTGAGCATGTATTTGGTTTATATGATGTTACTGTAAAGAACAACCCAGACGTTTCTGAAGAAGACAAGAAATACATTTTTGAGCAGCTCAAGGCTAATTTCGAGGGCGAGTGCTCAGAGGTTGGTATGTATCTTTGCATGGCTCGTGTGGCACATCGAGAGGGCTACCCAGAGATTGGACTATACTGGGAGAAGGCAGCATTTGAAGAGGCAGAGCATGCTGCTAAGTTTGCTGAGATGTTAGGCTCCGACCTTGAGAAAAATATGACCGAATCAACAAAGAAGAATCTTGCATGGCGTGTTGACTGCGAGTACGGCGCAACAGCTGGCAAGACCGATCTTGCTAAGTGCGCAAAGAAGAATAATCTTGATGCCATCCATGATACAGTTCACGAGATGGCCCGCGACGAGGCTCGCCACGGCAAGGCGCTCGAGGGATTGTTGAATAGATATTTTAAATAA
- a CDS encoding ASKHA domain-containing protein, with the protein MEIKVVIEDVTPEEEHILMTKPGESITFAEAMDLLGMKFYRPCGGIGKCMSCAIRFVYGAPEITYEDERALDFSDIRNGWRVGCKCVITHDCKIQVPKRLVSEITSIGMSSAENDMPLDKTNIAIAVDVGTTTLAATAVELNTGKVLRQHTWTNGQLKYGADVMSRIKASIDGHGDELQQLVINDLMSLGTKILGEDFLTHKVVVSGNTVMTHLFLKYPVDGMAKYPFVPYTLDAVKFRETSRDIFFMPSISAFVGGDIVAGLYYIKQQAKKHNREKETFLFVDMGTNAEIVLFDGEKYYCSSASAGPALEGASLSCGVASVRGAINHVSLQDGVLKYTTIGGEEPIGLCGSGVIDMVHELRRNNIIDEGGLLLEEYADAGYPVTDKILMTGEDIQQVILAKAAIVSGIQMLLEASKLGLESIDHLYVSGGLGASISIWAAAGIGLVPKELVSKFESLGNTSLLGDIEFILDPSEEALQSIRDNSRIVMLATTPHFEELFLENLHL; encoded by the coding sequence ATGGAAATTAAAGTCGTTATTGAAGATGTGACTCCCGAGGAGGAGCACATTCTTATGACAAAGCCTGGCGAGAGCATCACCTTTGCTGAGGCGATGGATTTGCTCGGTATGAAATTTTATAGGCCTTGTGGCGGCATCGGAAAATGTATGAGCTGTGCCATAAGGTTTGTTTATGGCGCTCCGGAAATCACTTATGAGGATGAAAGGGCGCTTGATTTTTCTGATATTCGAAATGGCTGGCGCGTGGGCTGCAAGTGCGTGATAACACACGACTGCAAGATTCAGGTCCCTAAGCGTCTGGTTTCTGAAATTACATCTATAGGCATGTCCTCAGCAGAGAATGATATGCCTCTCGACAAGACCAATATCGCCATCGCAGTTGATGTTGGTACCACAACTTTGGCGGCAACAGCCGTGGAACTGAATACTGGAAAGGTTTTAAGACAGCATACCTGGACCAACGGGCAGCTTAAGTATGGCGCAGATGTAATGAGCAGAATCAAGGCATCCATTGATGGTCACGGTGATGAGTTGCAGCAGCTTGTTATAAATGATTTGATGTCTCTTGGAACAAAAATCCTTGGAGAGGATTTTCTTACACACAAGGTGGTTGTATCCGGAAATACGGTAATGACCCATTTGTTTTTGAAATATCCGGTGGACGGTATGGCTAAGTATCCATTCGTGCCATATACCCTTGATGCTGTGAAATTCAGAGAGACTAGCCGAGATATTTTCTTTATGCCGTCTATCAGCGCTTTTGTGGGCGGAGATATCGTGGCAGGTCTTTACTATATAAAGCAGCAGGCGAAGAAGCATAATCGTGAGAAGGAAACCTTCCTATTTGTAGATATGGGAACCAATGCCGAGATTGTATTGTTCGACGGAGAGAAATATTATTGCTCATCTGCATCGGCAGGTCCTGCACTTGAAGGGGCTTCTCTCAGCTGTGGTGTGGCATCTGTTCGCGGGGCTATTAACCATGTTTCTTTGCAGGATGGAGTATTGAAATATACAACTATCGGCGGTGAGGAACCAATCGGTCTTTGCGGTAGCGGTGTCATAGATATGGTTCATGAACTTCGCCGCAATAATATCATTGATGAAGGCGGCCTGCTCCTGGAGGAATACGCTGACGCAGGTTATCCTGTCACAGACAAGATATTGATGACTGGAGAGGATATCCAGCAGGTTATTCTTGCAAAGGCTGCAATTGTATCTGGAATTCAGATGCTTCTTGAGGCATCAAAGCTTGGTCTTGAAAGCATTGACCACCTTTATGTTTCAGGAGGTCTTGGAGCTTCCATCAGCATATGGGCCGCAGCAGGTATCGGATTGGTACCGAAGGAGCTTGTTTCTAAGTTTGAATCCCTTGGCAATACATCACTTCTTGGTGACATCGAATTCATTCTCGACCCTAGCGAAGAAGCCCTTCAATCTATCCGTGACAATTCAAGGATTGTGATGCTTGCCACCACACCACACTTCGAAGAGCTGTTCCTTGAAAACCTTCATCTATAG
- a CDS encoding metallophosphoesterase family protein — protein MKILVVSDTHGRSENLRDVIRIENPDRIYHLGDGQGVEDNLWMMSEAPAECVCGNCDWGTNLPNEVVLEVGNHVILLTHGHYYGVNYGYEKIAEVAKAKGCDVVLYGHTHVPTIDHYEGLIIANPGSIAFPRQNSREHTYMTILVDNNGELKLDLHSLEEYERTHGN, from the coding sequence ATGAAAATATTAGTTGTTAGTGATACTCATGGCAGGTCTGAAAATCTCAGAGATGTCATTCGAATCGAAAATCCAGACCGCATCTATCATCTTGGTGACGGACAGGGCGTGGAGGACAATCTTTGGATGATGTCAGAGGCACCTGCGGAATGTGTTTGCGGAAATTGTGACTGGGGGACCAATCTTCCAAATGAGGTGGTTCTTGAGGTTGGAAATCATGTAATTCTTCTTACCCATGGTCACTACTACGGAGTGAATTATGGATATGAGAAAATTGCAGAAGTGGCCAAAGCGAAGGGCTGTGACGTGGTGCTCTACGGTCACACTCACGTGCCAACTATCGACCATTACGAGGGACTTATTATTGCAAATCCTGGCAGTATTGCATTCCCAAGACAAAATTCCAGAGAACACACTTATATGACAATTTTGGTAGATAATAATGGTGAACTGAAATTGGATTTGCATTCACTTGAGGAATACGAAAGAACACATGGAAATTAA
- a CDS encoding XTP/dITP diphosphatase yields the protein MKTRIIFATGNKNKLREIKEILGEENYDILTMKEAGIDIDIVEDGKTFEENSLIKSRAIANHAKDAIVLADDSGLEIDALNKEPGIYSARYLGEDTSYDVKNANLIQRLEGVEKQDRSARFVCAVSAVFPDGKEAVVRGTIEGYIGWEPMGENGFGYDPIFYLWDKDVSTASISPEEKNAISHRGQALRMIKEEIIKHENISC from the coding sequence ATGAAAACTAGAATAATATTTGCAACAGGAAACAAAAATAAACTTCGTGAAATAAAGGAGATTCTCGGCGAGGAGAATTATGACATCCTCACAATGAAGGAAGCTGGAATTGATATTGACATCGTGGAGGATGGAAAGACCTTCGAGGAGAATTCTTTGATTAAATCAAGAGCCATCGCCAATCACGCAAAGGATGCCATCGTCCTTGCCGATGACAGCGGACTTGAAATCGATGCGCTAAACAAAGAGCCGGGTATTTACTCAGCCAGATATTTGGGCGAGGATACCTCTTATGATGTGAAAAATGCAAACCTGATCCAGCGTCTTGAAGGCGTTGAGAAGCAGGACAGAAGCGCCCGCTTCGTATGCGCAGTTTCTGCCGTGTTCCCAGATGGAAAGGAAGCGGTAGTTCGCGGCACAATCGAGGGCTATATCGGCTGGGAGCCAATGGGTGAAAACGGCTTCGGCTACGATCCAATCTTTTATCTTTGGGACAAGGATGTGAGTACAGCAAGCATCAGCCCAGAGGAGAAAAATGCCATCAGCCATCGCGGACAGGCACTTAGAATGATAAAGGAAGAAATAATCAAGCATGAAAATATTAGTTGTTAG
- a CDS encoding N-acetylmuramoyl-L-alanine amidase yields the protein MEERVMGAFTVVVLAVVIAVSCLLIYVPNMHIIALKLRDNRLEGGRVSVMEMLRESEVELEENDPETRENVLKGHQIRLMLPQNVTSASVSIDNNYVDRTIAITINGIGKDYFSKYPMRGNADNIVDVIYNSENLVGVIELTMDDVREVKMTSEGEYIYLDFVDPHEVYDYVVVVDAGHGGNVPGATKMGVNEKDLDLAIVLELKKLFSRSDKNIGVYYTRTEDCNPSFEARVGLANDTDADLFLSVHNNSTASGRMSSINGTEVMYKGADTTGESKKFASMCLERLLENLGSKSKGTVVGDEVYIIRMSNSPVALVEVGFMTNAQELENLQNREYQKKTAEALYDAVVEYLYGR from the coding sequence ATGGAAGAGAGAGTAATGGGGGCCTTTACGGTCGTTGTGCTGGCAGTTGTCATAGCGGTGAGCTGCCTGCTGATTTATGTGCCAAACATGCACATAATTGCTCTGAAGCTTCGGGATAATCGCCTGGAAGGCGGCAGAGTTTCCGTTATGGAAATGCTGAGGGAATCCGAGGTGGAGCTTGAGGAAAACGACCCTGAGACTAGGGAAAATGTGCTAAAGGGGCATCAGATTCGATTGATGCTGCCACAGAATGTTACAAGCGCTAGTGTTTCAATTGATAATAATTATGTAGACAGAACAATCGCTATCACCATCAATGGTATTGGCAAGGACTATTTTTCAAAATATCCTATGCGTGGAAATGCGGACAATATCGTGGATGTCATCTATAACAGTGAGAATCTTGTGGGCGTAATTGAGCTTACAATGGACGATGTTCGCGAGGTCAAGATGACCTCCGAGGGAGAGTACATTTATCTTGATTTTGTGGACCCACACGAGGTTTATGATTATGTGGTTGTAGTTGATGCAGGCCATGGAGGCAATGTTCCAGGCGCTACCAAGATGGGTGTCAATGAAAAGGATTTGGATCTTGCAATCGTCCTTGAGCTGAAAAAACTGTTCTCAAGGAGTGACAAAAATATCGGAGTATATTACACTCGTACAGAAGATTGCAATCCGTCCTTCGAAGCCAGAGTTGGTCTTGCAAACGATACTGATGCGGACTTGTTCTTATCGGTTCATAACAATTCCACCGCTTCAGGACGTATGTCCTCAATCAACGGCACAGAGGTTATGTATAAGGGCGCCGACACAACCGGCGAGTCAAAGAAGTTCGCTAGCATGTGTCTGGAGAGGCTCCTTGAAAATCTTGGTTCCAAGTCCAAGGGCACAGTGGTGGGGGACGAGGTGTACATCATCAGAATGTCTAATTCACCAGTAGCATTGGTGGAAGTGGGTTTCATGACCAATGCACAGGAGTTGGAAAATTTACAGAATCGTGAATATCAGAAGAAAACTGCGGAAGCGTTGTACGACGCGGTTGTCGAATATTTATATGGCCGGTAG